A region from the Chrysoperla carnea chromosome 4, inChrCarn1.1, whole genome shotgun sequence genome encodes:
- the LOC123298076 gene encoding biotin--protein ligase — MILTLYYMAATCMQWYRLERMRNKLCQYLAICNVPTHETFFKEAPSCSKTSTDIVSTAPPITKGIVLYRGTYDSAFTDNQKLGDLLCYEGDSKCCTVVPEKRIDLSVWIGFTKGYSTFPFEIIEDDFPNADSIKNINILLHASLEPSSNIDEIHSIRIEHFGIPIAWKVDSIMALIIRTDMQLFTSLSAAFMSKTIAINNHLQLLRIETVSLSGKVYECRPKDVTLGMEWIQKLIPKQWNTHVMQLKNLCSHVKYKQRDDLLRHHKKLLPHKRTDKHTDRSKSSKKDSSKTSNIPSTATHTSKEIETEIIHNVAPLTSTGSIISSEMNSFETTTPTVKTSDETVESDTKILNNTQTQSSAEYDEKPTKLTKQKSSDLIITESRNPSTNNTNLSLFRKCQNKVSEKLPEKSSKKTSVAGALKKRFKEKKSEAVEDVKDKVNVIENPLENLSIQTSESKSTPMINSTKIDYPILNGNGVSKSESDIPGDQTKTFQSDIPKHSEPIKNCSSKSIDSSSVKPPNVLIYAESAVERESVTKLMTTVLHKEKYSVYSLSPSNVWWGSKATLLVVCGAVANRLGSQMLDYLLSGGRILCLCSDFINTVLPTFTTAEVRERELVRFSYDRWHRVRMIHHIFCYQPSPGRKLFSKDSSEEVSPNSNRCPTPSIIEVKNSSNESHKLEVKVLGAEDTWHTPSLILATDPKSGGIAVFSQVHLELEPSQYESDEKIYPALTESDVARLDIIRHILEKHLGLDCPTIEDTSPIYKPAYFLGSHELKLAMLSRLASGITDNIYKTANLKLQFCGKGVEPNVASSTFLPILVHSCPETFSTLKYFENLETSKIGRLVLYCEIIDSTMNVFSGVKLEHGMAVVARRQVNGQGRSGNNWLSPDGCAMFSLQLHIPMQSILGQRAPLVQILSSVVIVNALKSIPGYESLDLNLKWPNDIFANKSIKIGGVIVTSVANTSTIVCNIGIGVNLNNAYPTISINQLIRSYNENNGGKLPELDLEVFLAHIFNEFERLYDLSMTPSGIAHLYELYYSYWLHENAEVTVLSESGQSRAAKVIGIDNYGYIEVSSNGEIFSVHPDGNSFDMLVGLIAPKLK; from the exons ATGATATTGACATTATATTATATGGCAGCCACCTGTATGCAATGGTATCGTTTGGAACGAATGCGTAATAAATTATGTCAATATTTAGCAATATGTAATGTTCCAAcacatgaaacattttttaaagaagCACCAAGTTGTAGTAAAACATCAACAGATATTGTATCAACTGCGCCGCCTATCACAAAAGGAATTGTACTTTATCGTGGTACTTATGATAGTGCGTTCACGGATAATCAAAAATTAGGTGACCTTTTATGTTACGAAGGTGATTCTAAATGTTGTACAGTTGTTCCAGag AAACGTATTGATTTATCAGTTTGGATTGGTTTTACAAAGGGATATTCAACATTTCcgtttgaaataattgaagacGACTTTCCAAATGCAGacagtattaaaaatataaatatactctTACACGCTTCGCTCGAGCCATCGTCGAATATTGATGAAATTCATTCCATTAGG attgaaCATTTTGGAATACCAATTGCATGGAAAGTTGATTCGATAATGGCATTAATCATACGAACCGATATGCaattatttacaagtttatCCGCTGCGTTTATGTCAAAAACAATTGCAATCAATAATCATTTACAATTATTACGCATCGAAA CTGTGTCTTTATCGGGAAAAGTTTACGAATGCCGTCCAAAAGATGTTACATTAGGAATGGAAtggattcaaaaattaattcctAAACAATGGAATACACATGTTAtgcagttaaaaaatttatgttcgcatgtaaaatataa gCAACGTGACGATTTATTACGGcaccataaaaaattattaccacaTAAAAGAACAGATAAGCATACAGATCGTagtaaaagttcaaaaaaagattcatcaaaaacatcaaatataCCTTCAACCGCCACTCATACTAGTAAAGAAATTGAAACTGAAATCATTCATAATGTGGCACCATTAACATCAACTGGATCCATAATATCATCTGAAATGAATTCATTCGAAACTACAACACCTACTGTTAAAACGTCAGACGAAACCGTTGAATctgatacaaaaatattgaataatacaCAAACACAATCTTCAGCCGAGTACGATGAGAAACCAACAAAATTAACTAAACAAAAATCATCCGATTTAATCATAACAGAAAGTCGTAATCCAAGTACAAACAACACGAATTTATCCTTGTTTcgtaaatgtcaaaataaagtATCTGAAAAATTAcccgaaaaatcatcgaaaaagACATCTGTTGCGGGTGCATTAAAAAAAcgattcaaagaaaaaaaatctgaagCTGTTGAAGATGTTAAAGATAAAGTCAATGTTATTGAAAATccattagaaaatttatcaattcaAACAAGTGAATCAAAATCTACACCAATGATAAATAGTACGAAAATCGATTATCCGATATTAAATGGTAATGGTGTTTCAAAATCGGAATCGGATATACCCGGTGATCAAACGAAAACATTCCAATCAGATATTCCAAAACATAGTGAACCGATTAAAAACTGTAGCAGTAAATCGATAGATTCATCCTCAGTAAAACCGccaaatgttttaatttatgctgAAAGTGCCGTAGAACGCGAGAGTGTTACGAAATTAATGACAACTGTGCTGCATAAAGAAAA atATAGTGTATATAGTTTAAGTCCAAGTAATGTATGGTGGGGCTCAAAAGCTACATTATTAGTAGTTTGTGGAGCGGTTGCCAACCGATTGGGATCACAGATGTTGGATTATTTACTGTCTGGTGGTCGAATACTTTGTTTATGTtctgattttattaatactgtTCTTCCAACATTTACTACAGCTGAG gtaCGAGAAAGGGAATTAGTTCGTTTTTCCTATGATCGCTGGCATCGTGTACGAATGATACATCATATTTTCTGCTATCAACCTTCACCTGGAAGGAAGTTGTTTTCAAAAGACAGCAGTGAAGAGGTTTCGCCAAATAGCAATAG ATGTCCAACACCATCGATAATCGAGgtaaaaaatagttcaaatgAAAGTCATAAATTGGAAGTAAAAGTTTTAGGTGCAGAAGACACATGGCACACACCTAGTTTAATTTTAGCAACCGATCCTAAATCTGGTGGTATTGCCGTATTTTCACAa gtTCATTTAGAACTTGAACCGTCCCAATATGAATctgatgaaaaaatatatccaGCTTTAACGGAAAGTGATGTTGCTAGATTAGATATAATTCGgcatattttagaaaaacatcTTGGCTTAGATTGTCCAACAATTGAGGATACATCGCCAATATATAAACCAGCATACTTTTTAGGAAGTCATGAG ttgaaattagcAATGCTGTCACGGTTGGCTTCTGGTATTaccgataatatttataaaactgctaatctaaaattacaattttgtggTAAAGGCGTTGAACCAAATGTAGCAAGTTCAACATTCTTACCAATTTTAGTACATTCCTGTCCAGAAACATtttctacattaaaatattttgag aatttagaAACCAGTAAAATCGGACGTCTTGTTTTATATTGTGAAATTATAGATAGTACAATGAATGTATTTTCCGGTGTAAAATTAGAACATGGAATGGCAGTTGTTGCTAGAAGGCAGGTTAACGGACAag gtCGTAGTGGTAATAATTGGTTAAGCCCCGATGGTTGTGCTATGTTTTCGTTACAATTACATATTCCAATGCAAAGTATTTTAGGACAACGAGCTCCATTAGTACAAATTTTAAGTTCTGTTGTAATTGTGAATGCTTTAAAATCTATTCCTGGATATGAA agtttagatttaaatttaaaatggccaaatgatatttttgctaataaatcaataaaaatcggTGGTGTCATTGTTACTAGTGTAGCAAATACTTCAACTATTGTTTGTAATATTg gtattggtgtaaatttaaataatgcatATCCCACAATTTccataaatcaattaataagatcctacaatgaaaataatggtgGTAAATTACCTGAATTAGATTTAGAAGTTTTTCTTGCACATATCTTCAACGAATTTGAAAGACTTTATGATTTATCAATGACACCTAGCGGTATTGCTcatttatatgaattatattatagttattggTTACATGA aaatGCTGAAGTTACAGTTTTATCAGAATCAGGCCAATCTCGGGCAGCAAAAGTAATTGGTATTGATAATTACGGATACATAGAAGTATCATCGAATGGAGAAATATTTAGTGTTCATCCTGATGGAAACAGTTTTGATATGTTAGTTGGTTTAATTGCaccgaaattaaaataa